The Novosphingobium kaempferiae genome includes a window with the following:
- a CDS encoding Mov34/MPN/PAD-1 family protein, whose translation MIVEVTRGVLATLEREARRAAPEECCGLLLGSKSGAFERIELAQAAVNVAQDRRIHFEIDPVALLAAHKAERQGGARVLGYYHSHPAGISVPSATDQEHSTGDSRIWAIISESEVAFWRDNANGFAAQPFRVVE comes from the coding sequence ATGATCGTCGAAGTGACAAGAGGTGTTCTCGCCACATTGGAGCGGGAAGCGCGCCGTGCCGCTCCGGAGGAATGCTGCGGGCTGTTGCTGGGCAGCAAAAGCGGCGCTTTCGAGCGGATCGAACTGGCACAGGCGGCGGTCAATGTCGCGCAGGACCGGCGCATTCACTTCGAGATCGATCCCGTGGCGCTGCTGGCGGCGCACAAGGCCGAACGTCAGGGAGGGGCGCGGGTGCTGGGCTACTATCACTCTCATCCTGCGGGGATTTCCGTACCGTCTGCCACGGATCAGGAACATTCCACCGGGGATTCGCGCATCTGGGCGATCATCTCCGAGAGCGAGGTTGCTTTCTGGCGCGATAACGCCAATGGATTTGCCGCCCAGCCGTTCCGCGTCGTCGAATAG
- a CDS encoding histidine phosphotransferase family protein, protein MTTSSIELASLLCSRLCHDMLSPVGALTNGLELLADEKDPEMRQRCFELLDQSARISTDKLRFFRLAFGAAGGFGEMVAVSEAKVLVDALVANNPRVTLAWALPSDSLPKAAIKTLLNFALIGLEALPRGGTLEIAAEYRDNHSELVVRAAGPRIAFDRSVGSALEGTLPEGELSSRTAPAAMLHQLAVELKGQLQYVLAEDALVLGAMLPRV, encoded by the coding sequence ATGACCACGAGTTCGATCGAACTTGCCAGCCTCCTGTGTTCGCGCCTTTGCCACGACATGCTGAGCCCCGTCGGTGCGCTGACGAACGGCCTCGAACTGCTGGCGGACGAAAAAGACCCGGAGATGCGCCAGCGCTGCTTCGAGCTGCTCGATCAGAGCGCCCGGATTTCGACCGACAAGCTGCGATTCTTCCGTCTTGCCTTCGGCGCGGCGGGCGGCTTCGGCGAGATGGTGGCGGTGAGCGAGGCCAAGGTGCTCGTCGATGCGCTCGTCGCCAACAACCCGCGCGTGACGCTCGCCTGGGCGCTGCCGAGCGATTCGCTGCCCAAGGCAGCGATCAAGACGCTGCTGAACTTTGCGCTGATCGGGCTGGAAGCGCTGCCGCGCGGCGGTACGCTGGAGATCGCGGCGGAATACCGCGATAACCACAGCGAGCTCGTCGTCCGCGCCGCGGGCCCGCGCATTGCCTTCGACCGTTCGGTCGGCTCGGCGCTGGAAGGCACCTTGCCCGAAGGCGAACTGTCGAGCCGCACCGCGCCCGCCGCGATGCTGCACCAGCTGGCGGTCGAACTGAAGGGCCAGTTGCAGTACGTGCTGGCGGAGGACGCTCTCGTCCTCGGCGCGATGCTGCCGAGGGTTTGA
- a CDS encoding N-acetylmuramoyl-L-alanine amidase, which translates to MNRWLVNRTVASPNWNERKLPVSMVVLHYTGMKSADEALERMCDPEAEVSAHYMIDEEGIVTLLVPEDKRAWHAGRSYWRGETDINSVSVGIELVNPGHEWGYRPFPEPQMDALLPLLADIMDRHDIPRANVVAHSDIAPARKQDPGEYFDWNRLGELGLALEIPKAKMNLFYDNPGAFYLALERFGYDITDGRAAVGAFQRRWRPEYIDGEIDGEIGGILFELLLERDIGRAR; encoded by the coding sequence ATGAACCGCTGGCTCGTCAATCGCACCGTCGCCTCTCCCAACTGGAACGAGCGCAAGCTGCCGGTCAGCATGGTCGTGCTGCACTACACCGGCATGAAGTCCGCCGACGAGGCGCTGGAGCGCATGTGCGATCCGGAGGCCGAGGTCTCCGCGCACTACATGATCGACGAGGAGGGCATTGTCACCTTGCTGGTCCCCGAGGACAAGCGGGCCTGGCATGCCGGACGCTCCTACTGGCGCGGCGAGACGGACATCAATTCGGTCAGCGTCGGCATCGAACTGGTCAATCCCGGCCACGAATGGGGCTACCGCCCGTTCCCGGAGCCGCAGATGGACGCGCTGCTGCCGCTGCTCGCCGACATCATGGACCGGCATGACATCCCCCGGGCCAACGTCGTGGCGCACTCCGACATCGCGCCTGCCCGCAAGCAGGATCCGGGCGAATACTTCGACTGGAACCGCCTCGGCGAACTCGGTCTCGCCCTGGAGATCCCCAAGGCGAAGATGAACCTGTTCTACGACAACCCGGGCGCCTTCTATCTCGCGCTGGAGCGTTTCGGGTACGACATAACGGACGGTAGGGCTGCAGTAGGTGCATTTCAGCGCCGCTGGCGTCCCGAGTACATCGACGGCGAGATCGACGGGGAAATCGGCGGAATCCTGTTCGAACTCCTGTTGGAGCGCGACATCGGTCGTGCTAGGTGA
- the mtgA gene encoding monofunctional biosynthetic peptidoglycan transglycosylase, whose protein sequence is MRLIAKIILWFIAISVGMTVLYRFVPPPVTVTMLVDGNGITKDWVPLSRIDPNMVAAVVAAEDGKFCTHNGFDTDAIEKAMERNAKGGRIRGGSTISQQTAKNVFLWQGDGWTRYARKGFEVWFTFLIENLWDKRRIMEVYLNVAETGIGTYGVEAGAQRYFGKSAAHLSAAEAGRMAAALPSPKTRSVKNPAGFTRRYGNTIAARIGTVKRGGYDSCVYE, encoded by the coding sequence ATGCGTCTCATCGCCAAGATCATCCTCTGGTTCATCGCGATCAGCGTCGGCATGACGGTGCTCTACCGTTTCGTGCCGCCGCCGGTGACGGTGACGATGCTGGTGGACGGCAATGGTATCACCAAAGACTGGGTGCCGCTGAGCCGCATCGATCCCAACATGGTCGCCGCCGTGGTCGCAGCCGAGGACGGCAAGTTCTGCACCCACAACGGCTTCGACACCGACGCGATCGAGAAGGCGATGGAGCGTAACGCCAAGGGCGGGCGCATCCGGGGCGGCTCCACGATCAGCCAGCAGACCGCCAAGAACGTGTTCCTCTGGCAGGGGGACGGCTGGACGCGTTACGCGCGCAAGGGTTTCGAAGTCTGGTTCACCTTCCTGATCGAGAACCTGTGGGACAAGCGCCGCATCATGGAGGTCTACCTCAACGTCGCCGAGACCGGCATCGGCACTTACGGCGTCGAAGCCGGTGCGCAGCGCTATTTCGGCAAGTCCGCCGCACACCTTTCCGCCGCCGAGGCCGGCCGCATGGCCGCCGCCCTGCCCAGCCCCAAGACCCGCTCGGTCAAGAACCCGGCGGGCTTCACCCGCCGCTATGGCAACACCATCGCCGCACGCATCGGCACCGTGAAGCGCGGTGGCTACGACAGCTGCGTCTACGAGTAA
- the rpoH gene encoding RNA polymerase sigma factor RpoH codes for MIVSNNRNLPSVPALGGEQSLNRYLSEIRKFPILAPEQEYMLAKRYSEHQDPAAAAQLVTSHLRLVSKIAMGYRGYGLPVSELISEGNIGLMQGVKKFEPERGFRLATYAMWWIKASIQEYILRSWSLVKMGTTAAQKKLFFNLRRMKKNLDAYEDTDLHPDDVAKIATTLGVSQTEVVNMNRRMMMGGDASLNVSLREEGEGQWMDILADERPLQDETVADAEEASVRHDMLVEAMGSLNERERDILTERRLTDDPKTLEELSQVYSVSRERVRQIEVRAFEKLQKAMNRIAGEKRLLPA; via the coding sequence ATGATCGTGAGCAATAATCGAAACCTGCCGAGTGTCCCGGCCCTGGGTGGTGAGCAGAGCCTCAACCGCTACCTGTCGGAGATCCGCAAGTTCCCGATCTTGGCTCCTGAGCAGGAATACATGCTCGCCAAGCGCTATTCGGAACATCAGGATCCGGCGGCAGCCGCCCAGCTGGTGACCAGCCACCTGCGCCTCGTCTCCAAGATCGCCATGGGCTACCGCGGCTACGGCCTGCCGGTGTCCGAACTGATCTCCGAAGGCAACATCGGCCTGATGCAGGGCGTCAAGAAGTTCGAGCCCGAAAGGGGCTTCCGCCTTGCCACTTACGCGATGTGGTGGATCAAGGCCTCGATCCAGGAATACATCCTGCGGTCGTGGAGCCTCGTGAAGATGGGCACCACCGCTGCGCAGAAGAAGCTGTTCTTCAACCTGCGCCGCATGAAGAAGAACCTCGACGCCTACGAGGACACCGACCTGCACCCCGACGATGTCGCGAAGATCGCGACCACGCTGGGCGTCTCGCAGACCGAGGTCGTCAACATGAACCGGCGCATGATGATGGGCGGCGATGCCTCGCTGAACGTCTCTCTGCGCGAGGAAGGCGAAGGCCAGTGGATGGACATCCTCGCGGATGAACGCCCGCTGCAGGACGAAACCGTCGCGGACGCCGAGGAAGCCTCGGTTCGCCACGACATGCTGGTCGAAGCCATGGGTTCGCTCAACGAGCGCGAGCGCGACATCCTGACGGAGCGCCGCCTCACCGACGATCCCAAGACGCTGGAAGAACTGAGCCAGGTCTATTCGGTCAGCCGCGAGCGCGTGCGCCAGATCGAGGTTCGCGCCTTTGAGAAGCTGCAGAAGGCCATGAACCGCATCGCCGGCGAAAAGCGCCTGCTGCCGGCCTGA
- a CDS encoding metallophosphoesterase translates to MLSTIRKLLGRAEPRRAPSTPSGERVYAVGDIHGRADLFEDLIHTIEKDDAERGRAHTTVVLLGDLIDRGHDSAAVVARAREWGLQREVEFIQGNHEEMLLVARNDKDALRGFLKFGGLETIQSYGVDKEALLAAEPEEMQRLMNEVIPQDDFDFLDSFKKMVRIGDYVFVHAGVRPETPLEHQLGRDCRWIREPFLSHRGDFGAFVVHGHTITQEPDVCDNRIGIDTGAFLHGTLTAIGLQGTDRWFLTASDAEKSCREAA, encoded by the coding sequence ATGCTGAGCACCATACGCAAGCTTCTGGGCCGGGCCGAACCTCGGCGAGCCCCCTCGACCCCCTCCGGTGAACGGGTGTATGCCGTGGGCGATATCCATGGCCGGGCCGATCTCTTCGAGGATCTGATCCACACTATCGAGAAGGACGACGCCGAGCGCGGCCGTGCGCATACGACGGTCGTTTTGCTGGGCGACCTTATCGATCGCGGCCACGACAGCGCCGCCGTCGTTGCGCGGGCACGTGAGTGGGGTTTGCAGCGCGAGGTGGAGTTCATCCAGGGCAACCACGAGGAAATGCTCCTCGTCGCGCGCAACGATAAGGATGCGCTGCGCGGCTTCCTCAAGTTCGGCGGGCTGGAGACGATCCAGTCCTACGGCGTCGACAAGGAAGCCTTGCTTGCCGCCGAACCGGAAGAGATGCAGCGCCTGATGAACGAGGTCATCCCACAGGACGACTTCGACTTCCTAGACAGCTTCAAGAAGATGGTCCGCATCGGTGACTACGTGTTCGTCCATGCTGGCGTGCGCCCGGAAACGCCGCTGGAGCACCAGCTCGGCCGCGATTGCCGCTGGATTCGCGAGCCGTTCCTTAGCCATCGCGGGGATTTCGGCGCGTTCGTGGTGCATGGCCATACGATCACGCAGGAGCCGGACGTGTGCGACAACCGCATCGGCATCGACACCGGGGCGTTCCTGCACGGTACGCTCACCGCGATCGGCCTCCAGGGCACCGACCGGTGGTTCCTGACCGCCAGCGACGCGGAAAAATCCTGCAGGGAAGCCGCTTAA
- a CDS encoding RluA family pseudouridine synthase yields the protein MGVVTNIIEGEVANGGRIDKALAEVSGLSRERIKALMGEGRISLAGKPVAQASLKVEPGTRFAIDVPEAAPAEAVAQDIPLVVVYEDDHLIIVDKPAGLVVHPAAGNLDGTLVNALLHHCRGQLSGIGGVARPGIVHRIDKDTSGLLVVAKTDKAHEGLAVQFADHSIERAYHAVVGGRPVPVAGTVRGAIARSVHDRKKMALVEARDEGRRGKHAITHFRTLEALRGATLVECRLETGRTHQVRVHMASIGHALLGDPVYGRTPSPLRPSLQRLGFSRQALHAAELGFVHPVSKERVHFASPLPDDMRTLIDELRH from the coding sequence ATGGGGGTCGTTACAAACATCATCGAAGGCGAAGTCGCGAACGGCGGCCGGATCGACAAGGCGCTCGCCGAAGTCAGCGGTCTTTCGCGCGAACGCATCAAGGCGCTCATGGGCGAAGGGCGCATCTCGCTGGCAGGCAAGCCGGTCGCGCAGGCCTCGCTCAAGGTGGAGCCCGGCACCCGCTTCGCCATCGACGTGCCTGAAGCCGCGCCTGCCGAAGCGGTGGCGCAGGATATCCCGCTCGTCGTCGTCTACGAAGACGACCATCTCATCATCGTCGACAAGCCTGCGGGCCTCGTCGTCCATCCGGCGGCGGGCAACCTCGACGGGACGCTGGTGAACGCGCTGCTTCACCACTGCCGGGGCCAGCTCTCGGGCATTGGCGGTGTCGCCCGCCCGGGCATCGTCCATCGCATCGACAAGGATACGTCGGGCCTGCTGGTCGTCGCCAAGACCGACAAGGCGCACGAGGGACTGGCCGTCCAGTTCGCCGATCACTCGATCGAGCGCGCCTACCACGCGGTCGTCGGCGGCCGCCCGGTGCCGGTGGCCGGAACCGTACGCGGCGCGATCGCGCGCTCGGTGCATGATCGCAAGAAGATGGCACTGGTCGAGGCCAGAGACGAAGGGCGCCGCGGCAAGCACGCCATCACCCATTTTCGCACGCTGGAGGCGCTGCGCGGCGCCACGCTGGTGGAGTGCCGCCTGGAAACCGGGCGCACGCATCAGGTTCGCGTTCACATGGCGTCAATCGGTCATGCGCTATTAGGAGATCCTGTCTATGGGCGAACCCCTTCTCCGCTGCGCCCGAGTCTCCAGCGACTCGGTTTTTCCCGCCAAGCCTTGCACGCCGCGGAACTTGGGTTCGTTCACCCCGTTTCAAAGGAAAGGGTCCATTTCGCGAGCCCGCTGCCCGACGACATGCGGACACTGATCGACGAACTGCGACACTGA
- a CDS encoding TorF family putative porin codes for MLLSVRGVIAATLLAGTALSAAPALAQDAEAPKEFTATGSAAVTTDYRFRGVSQSAGDIAIQGGITVSHASGFYVGTWGSSIDLGSTYGHTELDLFGGWTGEVTPGLTFDGGLLYYAYPNGHVGHAEFFEPYASVSGQVGPAKLKVGATYAWDQKSLPNFAGTKKDDNLYLYSNVDIGVPNTPLTVSGHLGYTDGVLAPCYYCNADKTGLDWSIGASASLFGPLSLSVSYIGVTGPSVDSYTDDTVVATLTASF; via the coding sequence ATGCTCTTGTCCGTCCGCGGCGTAATCGCCGCCACTCTCCTTGCGGGCACTGCGCTTTCCGCCGCGCCGGCACTTGCGCAGGACGCTGAGGCGCCCAAGGAATTCACCGCCACCGGCAGCGCCGCTGTCACCACCGACTATCGTTTCCGCGGCGTTTCTCAGTCGGCGGGCGACATTGCGATCCAGGGCGGCATCACTGTTTCGCACGCCAGCGGGTTCTACGTGGGCACCTGGGGATCCTCGATCGACCTCGGTTCGACCTACGGTCACACTGAACTCGACCTGTTCGGCGGCTGGACCGGCGAAGTCACGCCCGGCCTGACCTTCGATGGTGGCCTGCTCTACTACGCCTATCCGAACGGCCACGTCGGCCATGCCGAGTTCTTTGAGCCCTATGCCTCGGTGTCCGGGCAGGTCGGTCCGGCCAAGCTCAAGGTCGGCGCCACTTATGCGTGGGACCAGAAGTCACTGCCGAACTTCGCCGGCACCAAGAAGGACGACAACCTCTATCTCTACAGCAACGTCGACATCGGAGTGCCGAACACGCCGCTGACCGTCTCGGGACACCTCGGCTACACCGATGGCGTGCTGGCGCCGTGCTACTACTGCAACGCGGACAAGACTGGCCTCGACTGGTCGATCGGTGCCTCGGCGTCGCTGTTCGGCCCGCTGTCGCTCAGCGTTTCCTATATCGGCGTCACTGGCCCGAGCGTTGACAGCTACACCGACGACACGGTGGTTGCGACGCTGACCGCATCGTTCTGA
- a CDS encoding MFS transporter produces the protein MAASFGVGWRQVAVGFMLLAATGMVAATYSIVAVPLAQEFKPSRTVLMLAMTVMSGMSAILAPLLGTLMDRFPLRRLMVTGGVCLGLGYVAISLATSFTQVLVIFGVLIAPANVLTGPVAITVLLSRWFAQKRGRAVGIAIAGISAGGFVFPLIVSGLFAAFDWRMALRALAVVLFIWTIPMAMLVIDRPSDRGLNPDGAEEPPQQAQAELARKPISAREILSDPTFWMIAVTVSIVTAGMKGMITNLAPLAIDTGVTAAQAAPLISIYAACGFTAKLSFAALADKVGPRILMFCGLGGFAAGMACLTQAQSGYAVIALGVAITGLFGGLMVPAESYLAPRIFGQRGVGRAMGLLSGAILLAMLATPPLYGLIYDLTGSYTGMFWTFAGVAVAALFWVPLLRLHPRGA, from the coding sequence ATGGCGGCATCGTTCGGCGTGGGGTGGAGGCAGGTGGCGGTCGGCTTCATGCTGCTGGCGGCGACGGGGATGGTCGCGGCGACCTACTCCATCGTCGCGGTGCCGCTGGCGCAGGAGTTCAAGCCCAGCCGCACCGTGCTGATGCTGGCGATGACGGTGATGTCGGGCATGAGTGCGATCCTGGCGCCGCTGCTCGGGACGCTGATGGACCGCTTTCCGCTGCGGCGGCTGATGGTGACGGGCGGGGTATGCCTGGGGCTGGGTTACGTGGCGATCTCGCTGGCGACCTCGTTCACGCAAGTGCTGGTGATCTTCGGCGTGCTGATCGCGCCCGCCAACGTGCTGACGGGACCAGTGGCGATCACGGTGCTGCTCTCTCGCTGGTTCGCGCAGAAACGGGGCAGGGCGGTCGGCATCGCCATCGCCGGGATTTCGGCGGGGGGCTTCGTGTTCCCGCTGATCGTCTCGGGCCTGTTCGCCGCCTTCGACTGGCGCATGGCGCTGCGGGCTCTGGCGGTGGTGCTGTTCATCTGGACGATCCCGATGGCCATGCTGGTGATCGATCGCCCCTCCGACCGGGGCCTCAACCCCGACGGCGCGGAAGAGCCTCCACAGCAGGCGCAGGCGGAACTCGCAAGGAAGCCGATCTCCGCGCGCGAGATTCTGAGCGACCCGACGTTCTGGATGATCGCCGTCACTGTCTCGATCGTCACGGCGGGCATGAAGGGGATGATTACGAACCTCGCCCCGCTGGCGATCGACACCGGGGTGACGGCGGCGCAGGCGGCGCCGCTGATCTCGATCTACGCGGCCTGCGGCTTCACCGCCAAGCTGAGCTTCGCCGCGCTTGCCGACAAGGTGGGCCCGCGCATCCTGATGTTCTGCGGCCTCGGCGGCTTCGCAGCAGGCATGGCCTGCCTGACGCAGGCGCAGTCGGGCTATGCCGTGATCGCGCTGGGCGTCGCGATCACGGGCCTGTTCGGCGGGCTGATGGTCCCGGCCGAGAGCTACCTCGCCCCGCGCATCTTCGGGCAGCGGGGAGTAGGGCGCGCCATGGGCCTCCTGTCAGGCGCGATCCTGCTGGCGATGCTGGCGACGCCGCCACTCTACGGCCTGATCTACGACCTCACCGGCAGTTACACCGGCATGTTCTGGACTTTTGCAGGCGTAGCGGTGGCGGCGCTGTTCTGGGTGCCGCTGCTGCGGTTGCATCCGCGCGGAGCCTAA
- a CDS encoding TonB-dependent receptor has translation MKFTSLLSTATSTIAVGAAFIAVPAFAQSTGSLDFEEGEIVVTGQVERGVAGVQLPPTTKAKQVLTQEIISTQAPGQSINDIINLVPGVSFQNNDPFGSSGGTLTIRGFDDGRISQTFDGIPLNDTGGYALYSNQQLDPELIEQVNVNLGSTDVDSPTAAATGSTVNYRTRNPRDEFGVRFLGSAGDFNFMRMFGEIDTGVLNSSGTKAFFAASKATNDVVFGKIGQVDKMQLNAKIYQPIGDNGDFISIAGHWNRNRNNFGGSVPLRNDASRPVNSDSAIGRFPFTKAERDNYDVGAYDAANCPTAAGVNGRADAASSCGSLYEYRFNPSNTGNIRINSKFTLTDKLTLTVDPSIQYTRANGGGTVVAREGFYTQTANATRSAITAAQQVSGYIGGAPYFGGVDLNGDGDTLDQVRVLAPSNTETWRLGLIASLRYDFDESNRVRIAYSYDRGRHRQTGEVSLLKPNGFATDVFSDSKLTDAAGNVLQKRDRLSYAILHQVSGEYSGDHLNDKLHINIGVRAPFFKRNLTNNCLATSASGFVDCFTTNTADQAVYAAANPTYKLPQQRIFNYNKVLPNAGFVYDFTDEASLNFNYSKGLQPPGTDNLYQSFWFPADSAQATPGVETTDNFDLGVRYSSGIIQAMLTGWYTIYHNRLASSYDRDLNVTIYRNLGRVDKYGIDGSFAVRPIPEFSLYLFGSYLKSEIKEDVETGNGVFAPTKGKREAGAPVYTLGARADGNIGPVSLGAQIKRTGPRYVNDVNLPIMSGTTQVYGRKTPAYTLVDLDAKVSLEFAGLGERTFLQLNVLNVFDKLYVGGFDGAGTSQTSVPFAQIGSPRTFIGSVSFGF, from the coding sequence ATGAAATTCACCTCCCTCCTCTCGACGGCGACCAGCACCATCGCCGTTGGCGCCGCGTTCATCGCGGTGCCTGCGTTCGCGCAGTCCACTGGTTCGCTCGACTTCGAAGAAGGCGAGATCGTCGTCACCGGTCAGGTCGAGCGCGGCGTTGCCGGCGTTCAGCTGCCGCCGACGACCAAGGCCAAGCAGGTCCTGACGCAGGAGATCATCTCCACGCAGGCTCCCGGCCAGTCGATCAACGACATCATCAATCTCGTTCCGGGCGTCAGCTTCCAGAACAACGACCCGTTCGGTTCGTCGGGCGGTACGCTGACCATCCGCGGCTTCGACGATGGTCGCATCTCGCAGACCTTCGACGGTATCCCGCTGAACGACACGGGCGGCTACGCGCTCTATTCGAACCAGCAGCTCGACCCCGAGCTGATCGAGCAGGTCAACGTCAACCTCGGCTCGACCGACGTCGACTCGCCGACCGCCGCTGCCACCGGTTCGACCGTCAACTACCGCACCCGCAACCCGCGCGACGAATTCGGCGTCCGCTTCCTGGGTTCGGCCGGTGACTTCAACTTCATGCGCATGTTCGGCGAGATCGACACCGGCGTCCTGAACTCGTCGGGCACCAAGGCGTTCTTCGCAGCGTCGAAGGCCACCAACGACGTCGTCTTCGGCAAGATCGGCCAGGTCGACAAGATGCAGCTGAACGCCAAGATCTACCAGCCGATCGGCGACAACGGCGACTTCATCTCGATCGCCGGCCACTGGAACCGCAATCGCAACAACTTCGGTGGTTCGGTGCCGCTGCGCAACGACGCCAGCCGTCCGGTCAACAGCGACTCGGCCATCGGCCGCTTCCCGTTCACCAAGGCTGAGCGCGACAACTACGACGTCGGCGCCTACGACGCCGCCAACTGCCCGACCGCAGCCGGTGTCAACGGTCGTGCCGATGCGGCCAGCAGCTGCGGTTCGCTCTACGAGTACCGTTTCAACCCGTCGAACACGGGCAACATCCGCATCAACTCGAAGTTCACACTCACGGACAAGCTGACGCTGACCGTCGACCCGAGCATCCAGTACACCCGCGCCAACGGCGGCGGCACCGTCGTCGCTCGCGAGGGCTTCTACACCCAGACCGCCAACGCCACGCGCTCCGCGATCACGGCTGCGCAGCAGGTCTCGGGCTACATCGGCGGCGCGCCCTACTTCGGCGGCGTCGACCTCAACGGTGACGGCGACACGCTCGACCAGGTCCGCGTGCTTGCTCCGAGCAACACCGAAACCTGGCGCCTGGGCCTCATCGCCTCGCTGCGTTACGACTTCGACGAATCCAACCGCGTTCGTATCGCCTACTCGTACGATCGTGGCCGTCACCGCCAGACCGGCGAAGTCAGCCTGCTGAAGCCGAACGGTTTCGCGACCGACGTGTTCTCGGACAGCAAGCTGACCGACGCTGCGGGCAATGTCCTGCAGAAGCGTGACCGCCTGTCCTACGCGATCCTGCACCAGGTCTCGGGCGAGTACTCGGGCGACCACCTGAACGACAAGCTGCACATCAACATCGGCGTGCGCGCACCGTTCTTCAAGCGCAACCTGACCAACAACTGTCTGGCCACCAGCGCTTCGGGCTTCGTCGACTGCTTCACCACGAACACCGCGGACCAGGCCGTCTACGCCGCTGCGAACCCGACCTACAAGCTGCCGCAGCAGCGCATCTTCAATTACAACAAGGTGCTGCCGAACGCCGGTTTCGTCTATGACTTCACCGACGAGGCGAGCCTGAACTTCAACTACTCGAAGGGCCTGCAGCCCCCGGGCACCGACAACCTCTACCAGTCGTTCTGGTTCCCCGCCGACTCGGCGCAGGCGACCCCGGGCGTGGAAACCACCGACAACTTCGACCTCGGCGTCCGCTACAGCTCGGGCATCATCCAGGCGATGCTGACCGGCTGGTACACGATCTATCACAACCGTCTGGCCTCGTCGTATGACCGTGACCTCAACGTCACGATCTACCGTAACCTCGGCCGCGTGGACAAGTACGGCATCGACGGCAGCTTCGCCGTCCGCCCGATCCCCGAGTTCAGCCTCTACCTCTTCGGTTCGTACCTGAAGTCGGAGATCAAGGAAGACGTTGAAACCGGCAACGGCGTGTTCGCCCCGACCAAGGGCAAGCGCGAAGCCGGTGCCCCGGTCTACACGCTGGGTGCCCGCGCCGACGGCAACATCGGTCCGGTCTCGCTGGGCGCGCAGATCAAGCGCACCGGTCCGCGTTACGTCAACGACGTCAACCTGCCGATCATGAGCGGCACGACGCAGGTCTACGGTCGCAAGACCCCGGCCTACACGTTGGTGGACCTCGACGCCAAGGTCAGCCTCGAATTCGCCGGCCTCGGCGAACGTACTTTCCTGCAGCTCAACGTCCTGAACGTCTTCGACAAGCTCTATGTCGGCGGCTTCGATGGCGCTGGCACGTCGCAGACCTCGGTGCCGTTCGCGCAGATCGGTTCGCCGCGCACCTTCATCGGTTCGGTCAGCTTCGGCTTCTGA
- a CDS encoding ribosome-inactivating family protein, with protein MAKLDVLLTARQYDPDLCMLRKVIVLDRKPQLSEVVLRTEYGNAVTLFIDHQTLYVIAIDCGAGPWRIPDAGFPEVPGARTLEFGGNYNDLCMHLERIELSAGLLEVAVRKLSFHRPGAKGSDFMLGEKQDLIRLIFVVSEALRFWTIQRDVSNLLKDPAKSLYVNDYAGSDKPLNSWGTWSERINWPDKGIFVPKIV; from the coding sequence ATGGCGAAGCTCGACGTGCTGCTGACCGCGCGTCAATACGATCCGGACTTGTGCATGCTCCGCAAGGTCATCGTGCTCGACCGCAAGCCGCAACTGTCGGAAGTGGTGCTGCGGACCGAATACGGCAATGCGGTGACCCTCTTCATCGATCACCAGACGCTCTATGTCATCGCCATCGATTGTGGTGCGGGTCCGTGGCGCATCCCCGACGCTGGTTTCCCGGAGGTGCCCGGCGCCAGGACGCTGGAGTTCGGGGGCAACTACAACGACCTGTGCATGCACCTTGAGCGGATCGAACTGAGCGCGGGGCTGCTTGAGGTGGCGGTGCGCAAGCTCTCGTTCCATCGACCCGGCGCGAAGGGTTCCGATTTCATGCTGGGCGAGAAGCAGGATCTGATCCGCCTGATCTTCGTCGTTTCGGAGGCGCTGCGGTTCTGGACCATCCAGCGAGACGTATCGAACCTGCTCAAGGATCCGGCGAAGTCGCTGTACGTCAACGACTACGCGGGCAGCGACAAGCCGCTCAACAGCTGGGGAACATGGTCCGAGCGGATCAACTGGCCCGACAAGGGCATCTTCGTGCCCAAGATCGTCTAG